One genomic window of Planctomonas sp. JC2975 includes the following:
- a CDS encoding TRAM domain-containing protein, with protein MVADPVDLELEVTGVAHGGVFVARHEGRVVFVSDTLPGERVVARVSDTRHDRFWRAETVRVLEPSEHRREHVWSAASVERDPADRAGGAEFGHIELPFQRELKHRVIADAFSRMAGVEDAPIVEPAPGDEERDGIRWRSRAKLQIDDAGNLGPYAARSHRVVPVADLPLAIDAVERAVPLGETQSRPGSIDVTVTSEGFVSVIRRDATGSTHQPPRIIHERVGDRRFALAATGFWQVHRKAPEVLTAAVQDAVDDSLFDPRAYNLDLYGGVGLLAAAIGDRFGPTTRITSVESDEHTTDHAAANLADWLGAQTVTARVEDYLRELSTRSTAGERARLAAATVVLDPPRSGAGREVIEKLTELRPGQLVYVACDPVAFARDLKWLRERGYILRRSHAFDLFPHTHHVEVVASLTRAD; from the coding sequence GTGGTTGCGGACCCGGTCGACCTCGAACTGGAGGTCACAGGTGTCGCGCACGGCGGAGTGTTCGTCGCACGGCACGAGGGCAGGGTCGTCTTCGTCAGCGACACGCTGCCGGGGGAGCGTGTCGTGGCGCGAGTGTCCGACACGCGGCACGACCGGTTCTGGCGCGCGGAGACGGTACGGGTGCTCGAGCCGTCCGAACACCGGCGCGAGCATGTGTGGTCGGCGGCATCCGTCGAGCGGGACCCGGCTGATCGCGCGGGAGGGGCCGAGTTCGGCCACATCGAGCTGCCGTTCCAGCGCGAGCTCAAGCACCGCGTCATCGCGGACGCGTTCAGCCGCATGGCAGGCGTCGAGGACGCGCCGATCGTGGAGCCGGCGCCCGGCGACGAGGAGCGGGACGGCATCCGCTGGCGCAGCCGCGCGAAGCTTCAGATCGACGATGCTGGCAACCTCGGTCCGTATGCCGCCCGATCCCATCGCGTGGTGCCCGTCGCGGATCTGCCGCTGGCCATCGACGCCGTCGAGCGCGCCGTTCCGCTCGGTGAGACGCAGTCCCGGCCGGGGTCGATCGACGTGACGGTCACCAGCGAGGGCTTCGTCTCGGTGATCAGACGGGATGCCACCGGCTCGACGCATCAGCCGCCGCGGATCATCCACGAGCGCGTCGGTGACCGCCGGTTCGCGCTGGCCGCGACCGGATTCTGGCAGGTGCACCGCAAGGCCCCAGAGGTGTTGACCGCAGCAGTGCAGGATGCCGTGGACGACTCGCTCTTCGACCCGCGGGCGTACAACCTCGACCTGTACGGAGGCGTCGGCCTGCTGGCAGCGGCCATCGGAGACCGCTTCGGACCCACGACCAGGATCACGAGCGTCGAATCGGACGAGCACACCACCGATCACGCCGCCGCCAACCTCGCCGACTGGCTCGGTGCGCAGACCGTGACGGCGCGCGTTGAGGACTATCTGCGGGAGCTGAGCACGCGGTCGACGGCCGGTGAGCGGGCTCGCCTGGCCGCGGCCACGGTCGTGCTCGACCCGCCTCGGAGCGGGGCCGGCCGCGAGGTGATCGAGAAGCTGACCGAGCTCCGCCCGGGCCAGCTCGTGTATGTCGCGTGCGATCCCGTGGCGTTCGCCCGCGACCTCAAGTGGCTGCGCGAGCGGGGCTACATCCTGCGCCGGTCCCACGCCTTCGACCTCTTCCCGCACACTCACCACGTGGAAGTCGTGGCCTCGCTCACGCGAGCTGACTGA
- a CDS encoding response regulator transcription factor codes for MVRVGIVDDHESVRLGLRTACHDAGYEVVATGATVNAVLEELPDTGCDVVVLDLSLGDGSSITENVKRVQATGAGVLVHSIADQVANVREALAAGAAGVIPKSAPTTTLIAAIKSVAAGEVLNNLEWASAIDADSEFAKAQLGRRERDVLHLYASGLPLKAVAEQLGVAHSTAREYLDRVRTKYVEVGRPAPTKVDLLRRAVEDGILPGLAPDGPGFPGVSDGKR; via the coding sequence ATGGTGCGGGTGGGGATCGTCGACGATCACGAGTCTGTGCGCCTCGGACTGCGGACCGCATGTCACGACGCGGGCTACGAGGTCGTCGCCACGGGTGCCACGGTGAACGCGGTGCTCGAGGAGCTCCCCGACACCGGATGCGACGTCGTCGTTCTGGACCTCTCGCTCGGAGACGGATCCAGCATCACCGAGAACGTGAAGCGCGTGCAGGCCACGGGTGCAGGGGTGCTCGTGCACAGCATCGCCGATCAGGTCGCCAATGTTCGAGAGGCGCTCGCGGCGGGTGCAGCAGGGGTGATCCCGAAGTCCGCGCCGACCACGACGCTCATCGCCGCCATCAAGTCGGTGGCCGCAGGCGAGGTGCTGAACAACCTCGAATGGGCGAGCGCCATCGATGCGGACAGCGAATTCGCCAAGGCGCAGCTCGGACGCCGCGAGCGGGATGTCCTGCACCTCTATGCATCCGGTCTGCCCCTGAAGGCCGTTGCCGAACAACTCGGTGTCGCCCACTCCACGGCCCGCGAATACCTCGACCGCGTCCGCACGAAGTACGTCGAGGTGGGACGTCCTGCGCCGACGAAGGTGGACCTGCTGCGGCGCGCAGTGGAGGACGGCATCCTGCCGGGCCTCGCACCGGACGGCCCGGGATTCCCTGGCGTTTCGGATGGCAAGCGCTGA
- a CDS encoding ATP-binding protein yields the protein MASADPSAPALPSAATASPLTRARVERLAARAVAGFSWVFGIQVIPAIITQSRHVDPVYTTLVAGVLFASLAWLGVASIAGRTVRTSALIFCLAYVVALAFWECGITDPDYFTGTRPWLWNLLTVATACAAVAMSFVWAAIYTLLVPVLYGFVLAFTAGPDAMRIAVLDSLYAVIFATLLLAIMTMLRQAASRVDGSQTAALERYEVAVRAHALAAERVEVDAIVHDSVLTTLLSAAHARTPEAMAIASSMAEDALGHLDTSAPLARPGRALDAIPISRLRDRIISAARSFTVPFSIVPRIRTDALIPVSVAEALYSATVQAMVNSAQHAGGVLVRRTLQVEPTDVGGVLVVVTDDGTGFDIGLIPPERLGLEVSIRERVALAGGEASIDSTPGKGTTVRLRWWPSEEDAG from the coding sequence ATGGCAAGCGCTGATCCGTCGGCCCCGGCCCTTCCGTCGGCGGCGACGGCGAGCCCGCTGACCAGAGCCCGGGTCGAGCGGCTCGCCGCGCGCGCCGTCGCCGGCTTCAGCTGGGTGTTCGGGATACAGGTCATTCCCGCGATCATCACCCAGTCGAGACACGTCGATCCCGTCTATACGACCTTGGTCGCCGGCGTGCTCTTCGCGTCGCTCGCCTGGCTTGGCGTCGCCTCGATCGCCGGACGCACCGTGCGAACATCCGCCCTCATCTTCTGCCTCGCATACGTGGTCGCACTCGCCTTCTGGGAATGCGGCATCACCGATCCCGACTACTTCACCGGAACACGCCCGTGGTTGTGGAACCTGCTCACCGTGGCGACCGCCTGCGCCGCCGTGGCCATGTCGTTCGTGTGGGCGGCGATCTACACGCTTCTCGTGCCGGTTCTCTACGGCTTCGTGCTCGCCTTCACGGCCGGCCCGGATGCTATGCGGATCGCCGTGCTCGACTCCCTTTACGCCGTCATCTTCGCCACGCTGCTGCTGGCGATCATGACGATGCTGCGGCAGGCCGCCAGCAGGGTGGACGGGAGCCAGACGGCGGCGCTCGAGCGCTACGAGGTGGCGGTCCGGGCGCACGCCCTGGCCGCGGAGCGGGTCGAAGTGGATGCCATCGTGCACGACAGTGTGCTCACCACGCTGTTGTCGGCGGCCCATGCCCGCACGCCGGAGGCGATGGCGATCGCCTCCTCCATGGCTGAGGACGCCCTCGGCCACCTCGACACCTCCGCGCCGCTCGCGCGTCCCGGCCGCGCGCTCGACGCCATCCCGATCAGCAGGCTGCGGGACCGGATCATCTCGGCCGCCCGGTCGTTCACCGTGCCGTTCTCGATCGTTCCGCGCATCCGCACCGATGCCCTCATCCCCGTCAGCGTTGCAGAGGCGCTGTACTCGGCGACAGTCCAGGCCATGGTGAACAGCGCCCAGCACGCGGGCGGGGTGCTGGTGCGACGCACCCTCCAAGTCGAGCCGACCGACGTCGGCGGTGTCCTCGTCGTCGTCACCGACGACGGCACCGGATTCGACATCGGACTGATACCTCCCGAGCGGCTCGGTCTCGAGGTCTCGATCCGTGAGCGGGTCGCTCTCGCCGGGGGCGAGGCATCAATCGACTCCACGCCGGGCAAGGGCACCACGGTGCGGTTGCGGTGGTGGCCGTCCGAGGAGGACGCCGGATGA
- a CDS encoding acyl-CoA carboxylase epsilon subunit: MARHSMHTEVDASQIVFRTGGLSETEIAAATAVLTAALREQSARESPEADAASTAWQRDQRNLRAPLVRGDGAWRAWR; encoded by the coding sequence ATGGCGAGGCACAGCATGCATACCGAGGTGGACGCCTCGCAGATCGTGTTCCGCACCGGCGGACTGTCTGAGACGGAGATCGCCGCTGCAACTGCGGTGCTCACGGCGGCGTTGCGTGAACAGTCCGCGCGCGAGTCACCGGAAGCGGATGCCGCGAGCACGGCCTGGCAGCGCGACCAGCGGAACCTGCGCGCGCCTCTGGTGCGGGGTGACGGCGCCTGGCGGGCGTGGCGCTGA
- a CDS encoding acyl-CoA carboxylase subunit beta, which translates to MNDAAPDTSTAGKIADLKVRYHEAVTASGLAAIEKQHAKGKLTARERIELLLDPGSFVELDEFVRHRTHAFGMENKRPYGDAVVTGLGTIHGRNVAVFSQDFTIFGGSLGEVAGEKIIKVMDHALKTGVPMIGILDSGGARIQEGVVALGKYGEIFRRNTQASGVIPQISIVMGPAAGGAVYSPALTDFVIMVDKSSHMFVTGPDVIKTVTGEDVGFEELGGALTHNKISGVSHYLASDEQDALDYARALLSFLPDNNMTDAPVYDAEAELEITDADRRLNEIIPDSPNQPYDVTTIIEHIVDDSDFLEVQPLFAPNIVIGFARVEGRSVGIIANQPNAMAGTLNIDAGEKAARFVRFCDSFSIPILTLVDVPGYLPGTDQEWTGVIRRGAKLLYAYAEATVPLVTVITRKAYGGAYIVMGSKQLGADINLAWPTAEIAVMGGQGAVNILYRGEIRRAEEAGEDVAAVRTKLANEYTYNVASPFLAAERGELDGVIEPAATRVSVIKALRALRSKRATQPPKKHGNIPL; encoded by the coding sequence CTGAACGACGCCGCGCCCGACACGTCCACCGCCGGCAAGATTGCCGATCTCAAGGTCCGGTACCACGAGGCGGTTACCGCCAGCGGGCTGGCCGCCATCGAGAAGCAGCACGCCAAGGGCAAGCTGACGGCGCGCGAGCGCATCGAGTTGCTGCTCGATCCTGGGTCGTTCGTCGAGCTCGACGAGTTCGTCCGCCACCGCACTCACGCGTTCGGCATGGAGAACAAGCGTCCGTACGGCGACGCCGTGGTCACCGGGCTCGGCACCATCCATGGCCGCAATGTTGCCGTGTTCAGCCAGGACTTCACCATCTTCGGCGGCTCGCTCGGCGAGGTCGCGGGCGAGAAGATCATCAAGGTCATGGACCACGCGCTGAAGACGGGTGTGCCGATGATCGGCATCCTGGACTCCGGTGGGGCGCGCATCCAGGAGGGTGTGGTCGCCCTCGGCAAGTACGGCGAGATCTTCCGGCGCAATACCCAGGCATCCGGTGTCATCCCGCAGATCTCCATCGTGATGGGTCCGGCCGCCGGCGGCGCCGTGTACTCCCCCGCGCTCACCGACTTCGTGATCATGGTCGACAAGTCGAGCCACATGTTCGTCACCGGTCCGGATGTCATCAAGACCGTCACCGGCGAAGACGTCGGCTTCGAAGAGCTCGGTGGCGCGCTCACGCACAACAAGATCTCCGGTGTGAGCCACTATCTGGCATCGGATGAGCAGGATGCCCTCGACTACGCCCGCGCGCTGCTCAGCTTCCTGCCCGACAACAACATGACCGATGCGCCCGTCTACGATGCGGAGGCGGAGCTGGAGATCACGGATGCCGACCGCCGGCTCAACGAGATCATCCCCGACTCCCCGAACCAGCCGTACGACGTGACGACGATCATCGAGCACATCGTCGACGACAGCGACTTCCTCGAGGTGCAGCCGCTGTTCGCGCCGAACATCGTGATCGGATTCGCTCGCGTCGAGGGCCGGTCGGTCGGCATCATCGCGAACCAGCCGAACGCGATGGCCGGAACGCTGAACATCGATGCGGGTGAGAAGGCGGCGCGGTTCGTGCGCTTCTGCGATTCGTTCTCGATCCCGATCCTCACACTCGTCGACGTGCCCGGCTATCTGCCCGGCACCGACCAGGAGTGGACGGGCGTCATCCGACGCGGGGCGAAGCTGCTGTACGCGTACGCGGAGGCCACCGTTCCGCTCGTCACGGTCATCACGCGGAAGGCGTACGGCGGTGCGTACATCGTGATGGGATCGAAGCAACTCGGCGCCGACATCAACCTCGCCTGGCCGACGGCCGAGATCGCGGTCATGGGCGGCCAGGGGGCGGTGAACATCCTGTACCGCGGCGAGATCAGGCGTGCGGAGGAGGCGGGCGAAGATGTCGCCGCCGTACGTACGAAGCTGGCGAACGAGTACACGTACAACGTCGCATCCCCGTTCCTTGCTGCGGAGCGCGGGGAGCTCGACGGAGTCATCGAGCCGGCTGCGACACGTGTTTCCGTCATCAAGGCGTTGCGCGCCCTGCGCTCCAAGCGGGCGACGCAGCCGCCGAAGAAGCACGGCAACATCCCGCTGTGA
- a CDS encoding GtrA family protein, which produces MSDRDPDAASASSGGNISPGATSADANAASGGSVPARGTSSLRRVRQRIIDSRLLLQNRAIVRYLVVGGLSFVIDFGLLALFEEVFHWQTWIATAVAFLLSVIFNYIAQRTYSFDSNTPHGKTLVRYVILLAFNTVATSVIVSLGAKTPLTWAGAKIVATGMTTLWNYFVFKYWIFASRRLRS; this is translated from the coding sequence TTGAGCGATCGCGATCCGGATGCTGCGAGTGCCTCCTCCGGAGGTAACATCTCGCCTGGCGCCACGTCTGCAGATGCCAACGCGGCATCGGGTGGATCGGTCCCAGCGCGCGGCACGTCGAGTCTGCGGCGAGTTCGCCAGCGGATCATCGACTCGCGGCTTCTCCTTCAGAATCGTGCCATCGTCCGATACCTGGTCGTCGGTGGCTTGAGCTTTGTGATCGACTTCGGGCTGCTCGCGTTGTTCGAGGAGGTCTTCCATTGGCAGACCTGGATCGCCACAGCGGTGGCCTTCCTCCTTAGCGTGATCTTCAACTACATCGCCCAGCGGACGTATTCGTTCGATTCGAATACGCCGCATGGCAAGACACTGGTGCGGTATGTCATCCTGCTGGCCTTCAACACTGTTGCGACCTCCGTGATCGTGTCGCTCGGCGCCAAGACGCCGTTGACATGGGCCGGAGCGAAGATCGTAGCCACCGGCATGACGACGTTGTGGAACTATTTCGTGTTCAAATACTGGATCTTCGCCTCAAGACGGCTGCGTAGCTGA
- a CDS encoding FG-GAP-like repeat-containing protein: MALASGQPSGVLGMDVSAWQKLTPSDWSAAYANGARFAYVKATESTDYVSSQFSEQYGDSLSAGLFHGAYHFATPDTSSGAAQANYFVSNGGGWTPDGHTLPPLLDIEYNPYGSECYGLSQADMVAWISSFSSTVLSRTGRLPAIYSTTDWWRTCTGDSTGFSANPLFIASWPSNVAGGPGTLPRGWPSFTFWQYADSGVFPGDQDEFNGNISQLQVTATTQSAWRPSPVVATGDLNGDGRPDLLATKPDGTLWFYPGNGKTTAPFGPGQKIGLSGWNMFSQIVAPGDLNGDGKPDLLGITPTGQLYFYAGTGTTGKTGSGYDISGLAPSINVDWGWNMFTQVIGAGDLNGDGKPDILGITPSGNLYFYSGTGTAGSTARPSGLNPGQNVDFGWNMFTQVVASGDLNGDGKPDILGITPSGNLYYYSGTGTAGSTARPSGLNFGKDVDFGWNIFTYVIGAGDISGDHIPDVLGITPSGDLYSYLGTGTAGQPAISSGLHPGTVLDTTGWNAFTTTLAPGDVNGDGKPDLIGVTPEGHLDLYAGTGSTASSGNAAALGLKPPVDVDFGWNVFNHIVATGDLNGDGRPDLLATKPDGTLWFYPGNGKTTAPFGPGQKIGLSGWNMFSQIVAPGDLNGDGKPDLLGITPTGQLYFYAGTGTTGKTGSGYDISGLAPSINVDWGWNMFTQVIGAGDLNGDGKPDILGITPSGNLYFYSGTGTAGSTARPSGLNPGQNVDFGWNMFTQVVASGDLNGDGKPDILGITPSGNLYYYSGTGTAGSTARPSGLNFGKDVDFGWNIFG; encoded by the coding sequence ATGGCATTGGCTTCCGGTCAGCCCTCGGGCGTGCTGGGCATGGACGTCAGCGCATGGCAGAAGCTCACCCCGTCCGACTGGAGCGCCGCATACGCGAACGGCGCACGTTTCGCTTACGTCAAGGCGACGGAGTCCACTGACTATGTGAGCAGTCAGTTCAGTGAGCAGTACGGCGACTCCCTGTCAGCGGGCCTCTTCCACGGCGCATATCACTTCGCGACCCCCGATACCTCGTCCGGCGCGGCGCAAGCGAACTATTTCGTCTCCAACGGCGGCGGGTGGACACCGGACGGCCACACTCTCCCACCGCTGCTCGACATCGAGTACAACCCCTACGGTTCCGAGTGTTACGGCTTGAGCCAGGCCGACATGGTTGCGTGGATCTCGAGCTTCTCGAGTACAGTCCTCTCACGAACCGGGCGCCTCCCCGCTATCTACTCCACGACGGACTGGTGGAGAACCTGCACGGGCGACTCGACAGGATTCTCGGCCAATCCGTTGTTCATCGCGAGCTGGCCGAGCAATGTTGCGGGCGGCCCTGGGACACTCCCGCGTGGATGGCCATCGTTCACCTTCTGGCAGTACGCGGACTCCGGGGTGTTTCCCGGCGATCAAGACGAGTTCAACGGGAACATCTCCCAGCTCCAAGTCACGGCGACGACTCAAAGCGCATGGCGACCGTCTCCGGTCGTGGCGACGGGGGATTTGAATGGTGATGGTCGTCCGGATCTTCTGGCGACGAAGCCGGATGGGACTCTGTGGTTCTACCCGGGGAACGGGAAGACAACCGCACCATTCGGCCCCGGTCAGAAAATCGGCCTGAGCGGATGGAACATGTTCAGCCAGATAGTCGCACCCGGAGACCTCAACGGAGACGGCAAACCCGACCTGCTGGGCATTACACCCACCGGGCAGCTGTACTTCTACGCCGGAACCGGGACAACCGGCAAGACCGGCAGCGGATACGACATCTCCGGCCTGGCACCCAGCATCAACGTCGACTGGGGATGGAACATGTTCACCCAGGTGATCGGTGCAGGCGACCTCAACGGAGACGGGAAACCCGACATCCTCGGAATCACCCCCAGCGGAAACCTCTACTTCTACTCCGGCACTGGCACCGCCGGCAGCACAGCACGACCGTCCGGACTCAACCCCGGACAAAACGTCGACTTCGGCTGGAACATGTTCACCCAGGTCGTGGCATCAGGCGACCTCAACGGAGACGGGAAACCCGACATCCTCGGAATCACCCCCAGCGGAAACCTCTACTACTACTCCGGCACCGGCACCGCCGGCAGCACAGCACGACCGTCCGGACTCAACTTCGGAAAAGACGTCGACTTCGGCTGGAACATATTCACATATGTGATCGGGGCGGGTGACATCTCGGGAGATCACATTCCCGATGTTCTCGGAATTACCCCGTCAGGCGATTTGTATTCGTATCTCGGAACTGGGACGGCCGGGCAGCCCGCCATCTCTTCGGGGCTTCATCCTGGCACCGTGCTCGACACGACAGGATGGAACGCATTCACCACCACCCTTGCACCAGGTGACGTGAATGGAGACGGGAAGCCCGATCTCATCGGAGTCACGCCGGAAGGGCATCTCGATCTATACGCCGGGACAGGATCAACCGCCTCCTCGGGAAACGCAGCAGCCCTTGGCCTGAAGCCACCCGTCGATGTCGACTTCGGATGGAACGTCTTCAACCACATTGTGGCGACGGGGGATTTGAATGGTGATGGTCGTCCGGATCTTCTGGCGACGAAGCCGGATGGGACTCTGTGGTTCTACCCGGGGAACGGGAAGACAACCGCACCATTCGGCCCCGGTCAGAAAATCGGCCTGAGCGGATGGAACATGTTCAGCCAGATAGTCGCACCCGGAGACCTCAACGGAGACGGCAAACCCGACCTGCTGGGCATTACACCCACCGGGCAGCTGTACTTCTACGCCGGAACCGGGACAACCGGCAAGACCGGCAGCGGATACGACATCTCCGGCCTGGCACCCAGCATCAACGTCGACTGGGGATGGAACATGTTCACCCAGGTGATCGGTGCAGGCGACCTCAACGGAGACGGGAAACCCGACATCCTCGGAATCACCCCCAGCGGAAACCTCTACTTCTACTCCGGCACTGGCACCGCCGGCAGCACAGCACGACCGTCCGGACTCAACCCCGGACAAAACGTCGACTTCGGCTGGAACATGTTCACCCAGGTCGTGGCATCAGGCGACCTCAACGGAGACGGGAAACCCGACATCCTCGGAATCACCCCCAGCGGAAACCTCTACTACTACTCCGGCACCGGCACCGCCGGCAGCACAGCACGACCGTCCGGACTCAACTTCGGAAAAGACGTCGACTTCGGCTGGAACATATTTGGATAG